A stretch of Phytoactinopolyspora mesophila DNA encodes these proteins:
- a CDS encoding helix-turn-helix domain-containing protein, producing MSEFMTTSEVAELLRVPAETVRCWRHVGKGPRSFKIGGWRVLYAREDVEEFIVEERQASGRP from the coding sequence ATGAGCGAGTTCATGACCACGTCTGAGGTCGCCGAGCTGCTGCGGGTACCAGCGGAGACGGTCCGGTGCTGGCGGCATGTCGGCAAAGGACCGAGGAGCTTCAAGATCGGTGGCTGGCGGGTCCTCTACGCGCGCGAGGATGTCGAGGAGTTCATCGTCGAGGAACGTCAGGCCAGCGGTAGGCCATGA
- a CDS encoding DUF4926 domain-containing protein, with the protein MYKEHEVVVLRRDLPNAGLVKDDVGAVVGVYASGGYEVEFTAADGNTVAIVTLAEDDIRPRRRREILHVREIASAAS; encoded by the coding sequence ATGTACAAGGAACACGAAGTGGTTGTCCTTCGCCGCGACCTACCCAACGCTGGACTGGTCAAGGACGATGTCGGCGCCGTCGTCGGCGTCTATGCCTCCGGCGGCTACGAAGTGGAGTTCACCGCCGCAGACGGCAACACGGTCGCCATCGTGACCCTCGCCGAAGACGACATCCGGCCACGACGACGACGAGAAATCTTGCACGTCCGCGAAATCGCCTCAGCCGCTTCCTAA
- a CDS encoding DUF6883 domain-containing protein yields the protein MARWSEVNVDERKVLDYLLAADHPVGGDKATFFLTVGYTRAHWNQLRDDLEEIGLHGQIVDEHKTQFGYKYVIDGVIQTPNGRMIGLRTVWISDEADTPPRLVTAYPS from the coding sequence GTGGCTCGATGGAGCGAGGTGAACGTCGATGAACGCAAGGTGCTGGACTATCTCCTCGCAGCGGACCACCCGGTCGGCGGCGACAAGGCCACGTTCTTCCTCACTGTCGGCTACACAAGAGCACACTGGAACCAGCTCCGAGATGATCTCGAAGAGATCGGACTTCACGGTCAGATCGTGGACGAACACAAGACTCAGTTCGGATACAAGTACGTAATCGACGGGGTGATCCAGACTCCAAACGGTCGGATGATCGGATTGCGTACAGTGTGGATCAGCGACGAAGCTGACACCCCGCCTCGACTGGTGACGGCCTACCCGAGCTAA